The following proteins come from a genomic window of Flavobacteriaceae bacterium MAR_2010_188:
- a CDS encoding GH3 auxin-responsive promoter: MATIKAILAKGFAKYIKWQTDKWSRNPYSTQQKVFKSLIDSARETEFGKYHNFDSILNYQDFVASVPVRDYEDLKPYIEKAVNGESDILWKGKPAYFAKTSGTTSGAKYIPITKESMPAHTNAARNAILLYIAETGNSDFVDGKMIFLQGSPELEEKNGIKFGRLSGIVAHYVPKYLQKNRMPSWETNCIKDWETKVDAIVEETINENMSVISGIPSWVQMYFEKIRQKRGKPVGEVFKNFNLFIYGGVNYEPYRAKFENLIGRKVDSIELYPASEGFFAFQDRQGAKDMLLLLDSGIFYEFIKAEEFFDENPLRLTVEEVEIGVNYVMIVSTNAGLWAYNVGDTIQFTTLKPHRVIVTGRIKHFISAFGEHVIGKEVEQALRDASQKYSVLISEFSVAPQINPDSGLPYHEWFIEFEREPQNFLEFSSYIDQSMQEQNKYYYDLISGNILKPLVVTRVKKNGFQEYMKSIGKLGAQNKIPRLSNDRGLASKLEEFNLTY, encoded by the coding sequence ATGGCAACTATAAAAGCGATACTAGCAAAAGGATTTGCCAAATACATAAAATGGCAAACCGATAAATGGTCCAGAAATCCATATTCTACACAGCAAAAAGTTTTTAAATCCTTGATTGATTCAGCGAGGGAGACAGAATTTGGCAAATATCACAACTTTGATTCGATATTAAACTATCAGGATTTTGTAGCAAGTGTTCCCGTTAGAGATTACGAGGATTTAAAACCTTATATAGAAAAGGCGGTTAATGGCGAGTCGGATATTCTTTGGAAAGGCAAGCCCGCCTATTTTGCAAAAACTTCGGGGACTACCTCTGGGGCAAAATATATTCCCATTACTAAAGAGAGTATGCCTGCACATACCAATGCTGCGAGAAATGCTATCCTCTTATATATCGCGGAAACCGGTAATTCAGATTTTGTGGACGGTAAAATGATTTTTCTACAAGGCAGTCCAGAACTTGAAGAAAAAAACGGAATAAAATTCGGCCGATTATCGGGTATTGTGGCTCACTACGTTCCCAAATATTTACAAAAAAACCGAATGCCGTCTTGGGAAACCAATTGTATAAAGGACTGGGAAACTAAGGTAGACGCTATCGTTGAAGAAACCATTAACGAAAACATGAGCGTCATTTCCGGAATTCCATCTTGGGTACAGATGTACTTCGAAAAAATAAGACAAAAAAGAGGCAAACCGGTAGGAGAAGTTTTTAAAAATTTTAATCTTTTTATCTATGGCGGAGTTAATTACGAACCTTATCGCGCTAAGTTTGAAAACCTTATAGGACGAAAAGTAGATAGCATTGAACTATATCCTGCGAGCGAGGGATTTTTCGCCTTTCAGGACAGGCAGGGAGCAAAAGATATGTTGCTATTGTTAGATTCAGGTATTTTCTATGAATTTATTAAAGCTGAAGAATTTTTTGATGAAAACCCGCTTAGGCTTACCGTTGAAGAAGTTGAAATCGGGGTTAATTATGTGATGATTGTTTCGACAAACGCCGGACTTTGGGCGTATAATGTTGGAGATACCATTCAATTTACAACCTTAAAACCGCACCGTGTTATCGTTACCGGAAGGATTAAGCATTTTATTTCGGCCTTTGGGGAGCACGTTATCGGCAAAGAGGTAGAGCAGGCGTTAAGAGATGCAAGCCAGAAATATAGTGTGCTGATTTCAGAATTTTCCGTTGCACCACAAATCAATCCTGATTCTGGTTTACCGTATCATGAATGGTTTATAGAATTTGAAAGGGAACCACAGAATTTCTTAGAATTTTCAAGTTATATCGATCAATCTATGCAAGAGCAAAATAAATATTACTACGATCTTATTTCGGGTAACATTTTAAAGCCTTTAGTCGTAACTCGGGTTAAGAAAAATGGCTTTCAGGAATATATGAAGTCAATCGGAAAATTAGGAGCGCAGAACAAAATACCTAGATTATCCAATGACCGTGGGCTTGCATCGAAGCTAGAGGAGTTTAATCTAACATATTAA